From Pseudomonas hormoni:
CCGTCAAGCAGCTCTTTGGCGTCCGGTTCGTACAGATAATCCCAGTGGTGCTTGAGTTCTTGATCCGGGGTTGCCACCAGTGGAATCAACTGCTCCACGGTTGGCGTTTGCGTCATGGTGTTGATGAACTTGTTGGACACCACGGACAGGCGATCAATACGGCCGTCCAGGTAGGCATCCAGCATCACCTTGACGCTGCCGATCAGGTCATTGATCGACGGCTCTTCACCCAGGTGGCTGATAGCTGCTACGACGTTACCGCCGAAGTTGCGGAAGAAAGCCGCACCCTTGCTACCAACAACACACAGATCGATCTCGACGCCGTTTTCACGGTTTTTCGCCATGTCCTTGACCAAGGCCTTGAACAGGTTGGTGTTCAAGCCACCACACAGACCACGGTCACTGCTCACCACAACGTAACCGACGCGCTTTACTTCACGGTCGATCATGAACGGGTGGCGATATTCC
This genomic window contains:
- the atpG gene encoding F0F1 ATP synthase subunit gamma translates to MAGAKEIRSKIASIKSTQKITSAMEKVAVSKMRKAQMRMAASRPYAERIRQVIGHLANANPEYRHPFMIDREVKRVGYVVVSSDRGLCGGLNTNLFKALVKDMAKNRENGVEIDLCVVGSKGAAFFRNFGGNVVAAISHLGEEPSINDLIGSVKVMLDAYLDGRIDRLSVVSNKFINTMTQTPTVEQLIPLVATPDQELKHHWDYLYEPDAKELLDGLMVRYVESQVYQAVVENNAAEQAARMIAMKNATDNAGDLISDLQLVYNKARQAAITQEISEIVGGAAAV